In Gemmata obscuriglobus, a single genomic region encodes these proteins:
- a CDS encoding caspase family protein produces MRPVLSFAAVLGLAALAGAQDPKAPAPRRLLFIQASGYLYVNPLAAPPDGAGPPRAAEQFAAALRVPVAKGNNQLFVLTDTSAASPHPTRAAVVSVLDSFCATTREQDRAVIVFSGHAIERAGGAFFVPLDGDPDAPATLVTVADVYARLDKLKAAQKVVIWDVCRHNPDRVRGRRDGGPMSEGLFKALTAVPPGVQVLVSCSPGERGLEYVPTRLQTGSAYLDALRLTAADEFARLGAADLIPVDAWNQGAAKTLVAAAVATGLRGAKQTPVAVGAAPKAPAPFDPKAAPARRFDLPEPPKAPAADVKAVLDELALPPLFEADRSQVGAVPFAPDALKGAAPDVSVEEVLKAAEKYPLRAAVLRSLQAVREVWPRGGKEAKGVTPLAAPVAERTKKAISDAQQLLAEAVLRLEAELEALRAVEGHRAKETRRWQAHYDLTLAEVRLRLVVLNEYNLLLARVRTETLPDLPPGAPGWRLTAGDKLTSRKEMKDLLAAAQEGFEKVAADHKGTPWEVLARRSRATVPGLRWEPLPAPKTTDQ; encoded by the coding sequence ATGCGACCGGTTCTTTCCTTCGCGGCGGTCCTCGGCCTCGCGGCGCTCGCGGGCGCGCAAGACCCCAAGGCGCCGGCCCCGCGGCGGCTCCTGTTCATCCAGGCGAGCGGGTACCTGTACGTGAACCCGCTCGCCGCTCCGCCGGACGGGGCCGGTCCGCCGCGCGCCGCCGAGCAGTTCGCTGCGGCCCTCCGTGTTCCCGTCGCAAAGGGCAACAACCAGCTCTTCGTCCTGACCGACACGTCCGCCGCCAGCCCGCACCCGACCCGGGCCGCTGTCGTGAGCGTACTCGACAGCTTCTGCGCCACGACGCGCGAACAGGACCGCGCCGTGATCGTTTTCAGTGGCCACGCCATCGAACGGGCCGGCGGCGCGTTCTTCGTCCCGCTCGACGGCGACCCGGACGCGCCGGCGACGCTCGTCACGGTCGCGGACGTGTACGCCCGGCTTGACAAGCTCAAGGCGGCGCAGAAGGTCGTGATCTGGGACGTGTGCCGGCACAACCCGGACCGGGTGCGCGGGCGCCGCGACGGCGGGCCGATGTCCGAGGGCCTGTTCAAGGCGCTGACGGCGGTGCCGCCGGGCGTTCAGGTGTTGGTGAGCTGTTCGCCGGGCGAGCGCGGACTGGAGTACGTTCCAACCAGGCTGCAAACGGGTAGCGCGTACCTCGACGCGCTGCGTCTGACGGCCGCGGACGAGTTCGCGCGACTCGGCGCGGCCGACCTCATCCCGGTGGACGCCTGGAACCAGGGCGCCGCAAAGACGCTCGTGGCTGCGGCGGTGGCGACGGGGTTGCGCGGCGCGAAGCAAACGCCGGTCGCGGTCGGGGCCGCGCCCAAAGCGCCGGCGCCGTTCGACCCGAAGGCGGCACCGGCCCGGCGGTTCGACCTGCCCGAGCCGCCGAAGGCGCCGGCGGCCGACGTGAAAGCGGTGCTCGACGAACTCGCGCTGCCGCCGCTGTTCGAGGCCGACCGGTCGCAGGTGGGTGCGGTCCCGTTCGCCCCGGACGCGCTGAAGGGCGCCGCGCCGGACGTGTCGGTTGAAGAGGTGCTCAAGGCCGCCGAGAAGTACCCGTTGCGGGCGGCGGTGCTTCGCTCGCTCCAGGCGGTGCGCGAGGTGTGGCCGCGGGGTGGGAAGGAAGCGAAGGGCGTGACCCCGCTCGCCGCCCCGGTCGCGGAGCGGACCAAGAAGGCGATCAGCGACGCCCAACAGCTGCTGGCCGAGGCGGTGCTGAGGTTGGAGGCCGAACTGGAGGCGCTCCGAGCGGTAGAGGGGCACCGGGCGAAGGAGACGCGGCGGTGGCAGGCCCACTACGACCTCACCCTGGCGGAGGTGCGGCTGCGGCTGGTGGTGCTGAACGAGTACAACCTGCTGCTGGCGCGGGTGCGAACGGAGACGCTGCCGGACCTGCCCCCCGGCGCGCCGGGGTGGCGGCTGACCGCCGGCGACAAGCTCACGTCGCGCAAGGAGATGAAGGACCTGTTGGCGGCGGCACAGGAAGGGTTCGAGAAGGTGGCGGCCGACCACAAGGGGACGCCGTGGGAGGTGCTCGCGCGGCGGTCGCGGGCCACCGTGCCCGGGCTGCGCTGGGAACCGCTCCCGGCCCCGAAGACAACGGATCAGTAA
- a CDS encoding DEAD/DEAH box helicase, translating to MSLLTTLASQVPQTIRDRGREYYRNGAVTLDRTTHNAVAATVEGADDYEVDLLLEGQTVFAACSCPYTAEHGAICKHIWATVIAADAGPFARSAAAKGTLHLVLDEEAFYEDDYADPYPLRLPAPAAPKKKKENWADLLAAVSREIQPATGTRPTVRTTEQQLVFIIDVPASEAARKLVLEVGTQERKRNGEWGKPKFQYLTNAQIEALTDPTDRQLLALLGGAERGDSYGYYGSPYGTSYGSSSGRYRVAGPLLEAVLPLLAQTGRVKLRRDPAPPVVLEDLTADPGPPWELAAGVTRDGDKEWVLGGSLRRGAEVMGLTEPALLVPGVVVWNGRFGRFSDAGAFPWVPTLRRAGAITVPVAKSDDLVAQLFQMPTLPRLDLPEELRVTEEAVAPRPRLVVKPAKQHYGAPVLNAELSFDYDGVIVPVRPPTRGAFKPGSRRFLLRDAAVERAAEQELTRLGVRQGTYGWGGGEPPLELKPTLLPKLTRELVTAGWAVEAEGKLYRKADDFRMEVRTENDWFDLRGAANFDGRSVPFPRLLEALTKGQTSVLLDDGSFGMVPEEWLKKYGLLAQMGAVEGDAVRFSRAQVGVLDALLAARPEVTFDKQFARARDELRRFQGIEPAAPPKVFKGELREYQREGLGWLRFLRKFGFGGCLADDMGLGKTVQVLALLAGKRSGPALVVVPRSLVFNWKREAARFAPKLKVLDHTGTARDRTCANFKDFDLVLTTYGTLRNDAAAFAEVRFDTCVLDESQAAKNAATETAKAVRVIQADHRLALSGTPVENHLGELWTLFDFLNPGMLGRAALAGAGSIRNPDAETREFLARALRPYILRRTKAQVAKDLPQKTEQTVYCDLEPSQRQVYDELRDHYRASLLAHVDSVGLKRSQIQVLAALMRLRQAACHPGLIDKKRTGDASAKLDYLLPQLQELAESGQKALVFSQFTSLLDIVRKRLTAEGIQFEYLDGRTRDRDKRVERFQTDPACKLFLVSLKAGGVGLNLTAAEYVFLLDPWWNPAAEAQAIDRSYRIGQTKPVFAYRLIARGTVEEKVLELQQSKRELADAILGGDGKGVTDLKREDLELLLS from the coding sequence ATGTCACTCCTCACCACGCTGGCGTCGCAAGTCCCCCAGACCATCCGCGATCGCGGGCGGGAGTACTACCGGAACGGGGCGGTGACCCTCGACCGCACGACGCACAACGCCGTCGCGGCGACGGTCGAGGGGGCCGACGACTACGAGGTCGATCTGCTGCTCGAGGGGCAGACCGTTTTCGCCGCATGCTCCTGCCCGTACACCGCCGAGCACGGGGCCATTTGCAAGCACATCTGGGCGACGGTCATCGCGGCCGACGCCGGGCCGTTCGCCCGCAGTGCCGCGGCCAAGGGGACACTGCACCTGGTGCTCGACGAGGAGGCGTTCTACGAGGACGATTACGCCGACCCGTACCCGCTGCGCCTCCCGGCTCCCGCGGCACCCAAGAAGAAAAAAGAGAACTGGGCCGACCTGCTCGCCGCCGTGAGCCGCGAGATCCAGCCGGCGACCGGCACACGGCCGACCGTCCGGACCACCGAACAGCAGCTCGTGTTCATCATCGACGTGCCGGCCAGTGAAGCGGCCCGCAAGCTCGTCCTGGAGGTCGGCACGCAGGAGCGGAAGCGCAACGGCGAGTGGGGCAAGCCGAAGTTCCAGTACCTCACGAACGCACAAATCGAGGCCCTGACCGACCCGACCGACCGGCAGTTGCTCGCCCTACTCGGCGGGGCCGAGCGCGGCGACAGTTACGGCTATTACGGCTCTCCCTACGGGACCAGTTACGGGTCCAGCTCCGGGCGGTACCGCGTGGCCGGGCCGCTGCTCGAAGCGGTGCTGCCGCTGCTCGCCCAGACCGGCCGCGTGAAGCTGCGCCGCGACCCGGCGCCGCCCGTCGTTCTGGAAGACCTGACCGCCGACCCGGGACCGCCGTGGGAGCTGGCCGCCGGGGTGACGCGCGACGGCGACAAGGAGTGGGTGCTCGGCGGGAGCCTGCGCCGCGGCGCGGAGGTGATGGGGCTGACGGAGCCCGCGCTCCTGGTCCCCGGGGTCGTCGTGTGGAACGGGCGGTTCGGCCGGTTCAGCGACGCGGGCGCGTTCCCCTGGGTGCCGACGCTGCGCCGCGCCGGGGCGATCACCGTTCCCGTTGCGAAGTCCGACGATCTGGTCGCGCAACTGTTCCAGATGCCCACCCTGCCGCGCCTGGACCTGCCCGAAGAGTTGCGGGTCACGGAAGAGGCGGTCGCGCCGCGGCCCCGGCTCGTGGTGAAGCCCGCGAAGCAGCACTACGGCGCCCCCGTGCTCAACGCCGAGCTGTCGTTCGATTACGACGGCGTGATCGTCCCGGTGCGCCCGCCGACGCGCGGCGCGTTCAAGCCCGGGAGCCGTCGGTTCCTGCTCCGGGACGCGGCCGTCGAGCGCGCCGCCGAGCAGGAACTCACCCGGCTCGGCGTGCGGCAGGGCACCTACGGCTGGGGCGGCGGCGAGCCGCCGCTCGAACTCAAACCGACCCTGCTGCCGAAGCTCACCCGCGAACTGGTGACCGCCGGCTGGGCCGTAGAAGCGGAAGGGAAGCTGTACCGCAAGGCCGACGACTTCCGGATGGAGGTGCGCACCGAGAACGACTGGTTCGACCTGCGCGGGGCGGCCAACTTCGACGGCCGGTCGGTCCCCTTCCCCCGGCTGCTCGAAGCGCTCACCAAGGGGCAGACGAGCGTGCTGCTCGACGACGGCAGCTTCGGGATGGTGCCCGAGGAGTGGCTCAAGAAGTACGGGCTGCTCGCGCAGATGGGCGCCGTGGAGGGCGACGCGGTGCGGTTCTCGCGCGCCCAGGTCGGCGTCCTCGACGCGCTGCTGGCGGCCCGCCCCGAGGTGACGTTCGACAAGCAGTTCGCCCGCGCCCGCGACGAGCTGCGACGGTTCCAGGGGATCGAACCGGCCGCGCCGCCGAAGGTGTTCAAGGGCGAGCTGCGCGAGTACCAGCGCGAGGGGCTGGGCTGGCTCCGGTTCCTCCGCAAGTTCGGGTTCGGCGGGTGCCTCGCCGACGACATGGGGCTGGGCAAAACCGTGCAGGTGCTGGCGCTGCTCGCGGGCAAGCGGTCCGGGCCGGCGCTCGTCGTGGTCCCGCGGTCGCTGGTGTTCAACTGGAAGCGGGAGGCCGCGCGGTTCGCCCCGAAGCTGAAGGTGCTCGACCACACCGGCACCGCGCGCGACCGGACCTGCGCGAACTTCAAAGACTTCGACCTCGTGCTGACCACCTACGGCACCCTCCGCAACGACGCGGCGGCGTTCGCGGAGGTCCGGTTCGACACGTGCGTGCTGGACGAGTCGCAGGCGGCCAAGAACGCCGCGACCGAGACCGCGAAGGCGGTGCGGGTGATCCAGGCCGACCACCGGCTGGCGCTGAGCGGCACGCCCGTCGAGAACCACCTGGGCGAGCTGTGGACGCTGTTCGACTTCCTAAACCCCGGGATGCTGGGCCGCGCGGCGCTCGCCGGCGCCGGCTCGATCCGCAACCCGGACGCCGAGACGCGCGAGTTCCTGGCGCGGGCGCTGCGGCCGTACATCCTGCGGCGCACCAAGGCCCAGGTCGCAAAGGACCTGCCGCAGAAGACCGAGCAGACGGTGTACTGCGACCTGGAACCGTCCCAGCGGCAGGTGTACGACGAGCTGCGCGACCACTACCGGGCGTCGCTGCTGGCGCACGTCGATTCGGTCGGGCTGAAGCGCTCGCAGATCCAGGTGCTCGCGGCACTCATGCGGCTGCGCCAGGCCGCGTGCCACCCCGGGCTGATCGACAAGAAGCGCACCGGCGACGCGAGCGCCAAGCTCGACTACCTCCTCCCGCAGCTCCAGGAACTCGCCGAGAGCGGGCAGAAGGCGCTGGTGTTCTCGCAGTTCACGTCGCTGCTCGACATCGTGCGCAAGCGGCTGACCGCGGAGGGCATCCAATTCGAGTACCTCGACGGCCGCACCCGCGACCGCGACAAGCGCGTGGAGCGGTTCCAGACGGACCCGGCGTGCAAGCTGTTCCTGGTGAGCCTGAAGGCGGGCGGGGTGGGGCTGAACCTGACCGCGGCCGAGTACGTGTTCCTGCTGGACCCGTGGTGGAACCCGGCGGCGGAGGCCCAGGCGATCGACCGCAGCTACCGGATCGGGCAGACGAAGCCGGTGTTCGCGTACCGGCTGATCGCGCGGGGGACGGTCGAGGAGAAGGTGCTGGAGTTGCAGCAGAGCAAGCGCGAACTGGCCGACGCGATCCTTGGTGGCGATGGAAAGGGCGTCACCGATTTGAAGCGCGAGGACCTGGAACTGCTGCTCTCGTAA
- the ppk1 gene encoding polyphosphate kinase 1: protein MQAPVNLDDPTLYTNRDLSWLEFNRRVLEEAQDPTVPMLERLKFLAIFSSNLDEFYMVRVGGIQQKVQANLPVGSGADQMPPRAQLEQVRATTRELVAEQYRVLHQEVLPALAARGIVVRAPDQLSDTDRAHIRDLFTREIFPVLTPLSTDPAHPFPHLHNKSLNLAVRLHRPKDADPVYAVVQVPSVLPRFVALPGAGNGKAAATGGDPAPPVQHAFLPLEDAIRLHLAELFPGLESVLAVAFRVTRDSEYELDDEVDDLLEEIEAHVRARRRGHPVRLEIDAGAPPDMLTFLTDGLNLNPDDVCPTPGPLDLTGLFQIHGVPGFADLRDPPFTPAAVPAFAQATNPWSVIRGRDVLVFHPFESFAPVVEFIEAAAADDRVLAIKQTLYRTSSDSPIVRALQRAADRGKQVTAVVELKARMDEERNILWARELEKSGVHVVFGFVGLKTHCKVSLVVRRDEDHSIRRYVHLGSGNYNPQTARVYTDLGLFTCNPEIAEDATLLFNHLTASTTLPPMRKLLVAPLRLQTQMIEKIDREAANQKAGKPAGLMVKVNGILEPAVVKALYRASQAGVRIEIACRGICSLRPGLPGVSENVRVISVVDRFLEHSRIFYFENGGEQEVFVGSADWMDRNLSRRVEVVFPIEQADLKQRVIDILRTTLADTTKARELLPDGRYRRVAPPEGQPAARSQLRFLEQANVPPASPPTAPATPKPTRRTKRR, encoded by the coding sequence GTGCAAGCCCCCGTCAACCTCGACGACCCGACCCTTTACACCAACCGCGACCTGAGCTGGCTCGAGTTCAACCGCCGGGTGCTCGAGGAGGCCCAGGACCCGACCGTGCCCATGCTGGAGCGGCTCAAGTTCCTGGCCATCTTCAGCTCCAACCTGGACGAGTTCTACATGGTCCGGGTGGGCGGCATCCAGCAGAAGGTGCAGGCGAACCTGCCGGTCGGGTCCGGGGCCGACCAGATGCCCCCGCGCGCGCAACTGGAGCAGGTCCGCGCCACCACCCGCGAGCTGGTCGCCGAGCAGTACCGGGTGCTGCACCAGGAGGTGCTGCCCGCGCTCGCCGCCCGCGGGATCGTGGTGCGCGCCCCGGACCAGCTCTCCGACACCGACCGGGCGCACATCCGCGACCTGTTCACCCGCGAGATCTTCCCGGTCCTCACGCCGCTCTCCACCGACCCGGCGCACCCGTTCCCGCACCTGCACAACAAATCGCTCAACCTCGCCGTGCGGCTGCACCGGCCCAAAGACGCGGACCCGGTGTACGCCGTGGTCCAGGTGCCCAGCGTGCTCCCGCGGTTCGTGGCCCTGCCCGGGGCCGGCAACGGAAAGGCGGCGGCGACCGGCGGCGACCCGGCGCCGCCCGTGCAGCACGCCTTCCTTCCCCTGGAAGACGCGATCCGGTTGCACCTGGCGGAACTGTTCCCCGGGCTGGAGAGCGTCCTCGCGGTCGCCTTCCGCGTGACCCGCGACAGCGAGTACGAGCTGGACGACGAGGTGGACGACCTGCTCGAGGAGATCGAGGCGCACGTGCGGGCGCGGCGCCGCGGGCACCCGGTGCGGCTGGAGATCGACGCCGGCGCGCCGCCCGACATGCTCACGTTCCTCACCGACGGGCTGAACCTGAACCCCGACGACGTGTGCCCGACGCCCGGCCCGCTGGACCTCACCGGGCTGTTCCAGATCCACGGGGTGCCCGGGTTCGCCGACCTGCGCGACCCGCCGTTCACCCCGGCCGCGGTGCCCGCGTTCGCCCAGGCCACCAACCCGTGGTCGGTGATCCGCGGCCGCGACGTGCTCGTGTTCCACCCGTTCGAGTCGTTCGCCCCGGTGGTGGAGTTCATTGAGGCCGCCGCGGCCGACGACCGGGTGCTGGCCATCAAGCAGACGCTGTACCGCACCAGCAGCGACTCGCCCATCGTGCGCGCGCTCCAGCGGGCCGCCGACCGCGGCAAGCAGGTGACCGCGGTGGTCGAACTGAAGGCCCGCATGGACGAGGAGCGCAACATCCTGTGGGCGCGGGAGCTGGAGAAGTCCGGGGTCCACGTGGTGTTCGGGTTCGTGGGCCTCAAAACGCACTGCAAGGTGTCGCTGGTGGTGCGCCGCGACGAGGACCACTCGATCCGCCGGTACGTCCACCTGGGCAGCGGGAACTATAACCCGCAGACCGCCCGGGTGTACACGGACCTGGGGCTGTTCACCTGCAACCCGGAGATCGCCGAGGACGCGACCCTGCTGTTCAACCACCTCACGGCCAGCACCACGCTGCCGCCCATGCGGAAGCTGCTGGTGGCGCCGCTGCGGCTGCAAACGCAGATGATCGAGAAGATCGACCGCGAGGCCGCGAACCAGAAGGCCGGGAAGCCGGCGGGGCTGATGGTGAAGGTGAACGGCATCCTGGAGCCGGCGGTGGTGAAGGCGCTGTACCGGGCGAGCCAGGCGGGCGTGCGGATCGAGATCGCGTGCCGCGGGATCTGCTCGCTGCGCCCGGGGCTCCCGGGGGTGAGCGAGAACGTGCGGGTGATCTCCGTGGTGGACCGGTTCCTGGAGCACAGCCGCATCTTCTACTTCGAGAACGGCGGCGAACAGGAAGTGTTCGTGGGCAGCGCGGACTGGATGGACCGCAACCTGAGCCGCCGGGTGGAGGTGGTGTTCCCGATCGAGCAGGCGGACCTGAAGCAGCGGGTCATCGACATCCTGCGCACGACGCTGGCCGACACGACGAAGGCCCGCGAGCTGCTGCCCGACGGGCGCTACCGGCGGGTCGCGCCGCCGGAGGGGCAGCCCGCGGCGCGGAGCCAGTTGCGGTTCCTGGAGCAGGCGAACGTGCCGCCCGCGTCCCCACCAACCGCCCCCGCCACACCCAAGCCGACCCGCCGCACGAAACGGCGGTAA
- a CDS encoding nucleotidyltransferase family protein has protein sequence MDAIILAAGKGTRLRPHTETVPKPLLPVQGRPILDWIIGALPPVDRLVVVVNYLGEQIEEYLARQPHVKNWATVRQTEPRGTGDALMSCKGAVQSDRVMVLNGDDLIGRADLAHLAQVPMGILAHPVGTPKDYGILFRNPDGTLHHIEEKPEGLTPPQLANIGGYVFPRRVFDLTLPLSPRGEYEITDAVSQLAAAGGFHVVAADYWFPIGNVEQWSAAQTADVAPAK, from the coding sequence TTGGACGCCATCATCCTCGCCGCCGGAAAAGGCACGCGCCTGCGCCCGCACACCGAGACGGTTCCCAAGCCCCTGCTGCCCGTCCAGGGCCGCCCCATCCTCGACTGGATCATCGGCGCGCTGCCGCCCGTCGACCGGCTGGTGGTGGTCGTCAACTACCTGGGCGAGCAGATCGAGGAGTACCTCGCGCGGCAGCCGCACGTGAAGAACTGGGCGACCGTCCGGCAGACCGAGCCCCGCGGCACCGGCGACGCCCTCATGAGCTGCAAGGGGGCGGTGCAATCGGACCGGGTGATGGTCCTCAACGGGGACGACCTCATCGGCCGCGCCGACCTGGCGCACCTCGCGCAGGTGCCGATGGGCATTCTCGCGCACCCGGTGGGCACCCCGAAGGACTACGGGATTCTGTTCCGCAACCCGGACGGCACGCTGCACCACATCGAAGAGAAGCCCGAGGGCCTGACCCCGCCGCAGTTGGCGAACATCGGCGGCTACGTGTTCCCGCGCCGCGTCTTCGACCTGACGCTGCCGCTCTCGCCGCGGGGCGAGTACGAGATCACGGACGCGGTGAGCCAGCTCGCGGCGGCCGGGGGCTTCCACGTGGTCGCGGCGGACTACTGGTTCCCGATCGGCAACGTGGAGCAGTGGAGCGCGGCGCAGACCGCCGACGTGGCGCCGGCCAAGTGA
- a CDS encoding DedA family protein, with protein MEEFFSQVWEITKTLVDPRNLSHPEKFRAALEPAGVYWAALVAVALIVFTETGLLIGFLLPGDSLLVVVGIVAQIGGWDLWPLLIALSVAAVVGDTVGYWIGWKTGPAIFNRPSSRFFKQEYLQRARAFYEKHGGKTIVIARFIPIVRTFVPVVAGATRMEFRTFLSYNVFGGIGWIFSMILFGYYLIPLADPPVQQLLGKPDFTWAKQIDKVVVVVIALSVLPMMWKGFKAWRAGRKTADVAAAAVTAVPPPEQPALLPESKGEAGAAPALVTPEGSTPPLK; from the coding sequence ATGGAAGAGTTCTTCTCGCAGGTCTGGGAGATCACCAAAACGCTGGTGGACCCGCGGAACCTGAGCCACCCGGAGAAGTTCCGGGCGGCGCTGGAACCGGCGGGCGTGTACTGGGCGGCGCTGGTCGCGGTCGCGCTGATTGTTTTCACTGAAACCGGCCTGCTCATCGGCTTCTTGCTCCCCGGCGACTCGCTGCTCGTGGTCGTCGGCATCGTCGCACAGATCGGCGGGTGGGACCTGTGGCCGCTGCTGATCGCGCTCAGCGTTGCGGCCGTCGTCGGCGATACGGTCGGCTACTGGATCGGGTGGAAGACCGGGCCGGCGATCTTCAACCGCCCGTCGAGCCGGTTCTTCAAGCAGGAGTACCTTCAGCGCGCGCGCGCGTTCTACGAGAAGCACGGCGGGAAGACGATCGTGATCGCCCGGTTCATCCCGATCGTCCGCACGTTCGTGCCGGTGGTGGCGGGGGCCACACGGATGGAGTTCCGCACGTTCCTGTCGTACAACGTGTTCGGCGGAATCGGCTGGATCTTCAGCATGATCCTGTTCGGCTACTACCTGATCCCGTTGGCCGACCCGCCGGTTCAGCAGCTCCTCGGCAAGCCCGATTTCACCTGGGCGAAGCAGATCGACAAGGTCGTGGTCGTGGTCATCGCGTTGTCGGTGCTTCCGATGATGTGGAAAGGCTTCAAGGCCTGGCGCGCCGGGCGGAAAACGGCGGATGTGGCCGCCGCGGCCGTAACGGCCGTTCCGCCGCCCGAGCAACCGGCTCTCCTCCCTGAGAGCAAAGGGGAAGCCGGCGCCGCACCGGCACTGGTCACACCCGAAGGCTCTACGCCGCCTCTGAAGTGA
- a CDS encoding tetratricopeptide repeat protein, with the protein MVFADPPSAALQQALQLLAEGKSEDAETAVKKAAQSAKAKHGSGSPPLAAAYADIAQLHLKMGQYGKAAVEFQHACKAPLPADPAGRQARLGFMFGFAEALVALGRFEEAEKVHRQCGAFARNLFGANAPRAVATNVPLADGLLKAGKADEALAAAQEAYDALWHLGDALIAFAVPVRAEALKAAGRADNPFADLADLPDELTHQAVAGVLTRAGSGDPVHVRAVLADLLAFADQKYGDGHAVMCDVLAAVAHHEARQGDRADATVRRAAVRRSVWAFVVRRLPGGLLANLEIGFEPNGTIHLVPHVSREPSVREAEQLEAVLTEAVDDLYSRPALPA; encoded by the coding sequence ATGGTGTTTGCGGATCCACCCTCGGCCGCACTGCAGCAGGCGCTACAGTTGCTCGCGGAGGGCAAGAGCGAGGACGCCGAGACGGCGGTAAAGAAGGCCGCGCAGTCGGCGAAGGCGAAGCACGGGTCCGGGTCGCCGCCGCTCGCCGCCGCCTACGCCGACATCGCCCAGCTGCACCTGAAGATGGGTCAGTACGGGAAGGCCGCGGTCGAGTTCCAGCACGCGTGCAAGGCGCCGCTCCCGGCCGACCCCGCGGGCCGGCAGGCGCGGCTCGGGTTCATGTTCGGGTTCGCCGAGGCCCTGGTCGCGCTGGGCCGGTTCGAGGAGGCCGAGAAGGTCCACCGGCAGTGCGGCGCGTTCGCGCGGAACCTGTTCGGCGCGAACGCGCCGCGGGCCGTCGCGACCAACGTCCCGCTGGCCGACGGGCTCTTGAAGGCGGGCAAGGCGGACGAGGCGCTCGCCGCCGCTCAGGAGGCTTACGACGCGCTCTGGCACCTCGGCGACGCGCTCATCGCGTTCGCGGTCCCGGTGCGGGCCGAAGCGCTGAAGGCCGCGGGCCGGGCCGACAACCCGTTCGCCGACCTCGCCGACCTGCCCGACGAGTTGACCCACCAAGCCGTTGCCGGGGTGCTGACGCGGGCCGGGAGCGGCGACCCGGTTCACGTTCGCGCGGTGCTGGCCGACCTGCTCGCGTTCGCGGACCAGAAGTACGGCGACGGCCACGCCGTCATGTGCGACGTGCTGGCCGCCGTCGCGCACCACGAGGCCCGGCAGGGCGACCGCGCCGACGCGACCGTCCGCCGGGCTGCCGTGCGCCGGTCCGTGTGGGCGTTCGTGGTGCGCCGGCTCCCGGGCGGGCTGCTGGCGAACCTGGAGATCGGGTTCGAGCCGAACGGCACGATCCACCTCGTGCCGCACGTGTCCCGCGAGCCCAGCGTTCGCGAGGCCGAGCAGCTCGAAGCCGTTCTGACCGAGGCCGTCGACGACCTGTACTCGCGCCCCGCGCTGCCGGCGTAG
- a CDS encoding 3'-5' exoribonuclease YhaM family protein → MSKAKKPMLAKLSDLQPGHYVDCFVQLAEKSRGTTQQGKPYIACKYRDARRTVGSVPIWEDSPLFADALDWQAGQFFKVRATYTEHEKYGPQLDIERMRPVNEADRADGFSELDFVERSRFDSEEMFADLTALVRTEITDAPLRALVLALLDANAAGLKAVPASTRHFYPFAGGWLEHTLAVARSCAWLAGQYAARFPELNPPLNRGLVVAAAALHDIGRVRGVDMPPGQPGRPSVPGELFGHVFLGYEMIRTAAAGVPDLAPELLDLLLHCVVAHPRAPEWGTSRPPCIPEVLILHHADELDGRFEMYARCLTRDTADGPFTNRDPVLGRLLLKARKV, encoded by the coding sequence GTGTCTAAAGCCAAGAAGCCGATGCTGGCGAAGCTGTCGGACCTGCAACCGGGCCATTACGTCGACTGCTTCGTGCAACTCGCCGAGAAGAGCCGCGGCACCACCCAGCAGGGCAAGCCGTACATCGCGTGCAAGTACCGCGACGCGCGGCGCACCGTCGGGTCGGTGCCGATCTGGGAGGACTCGCCCCTGTTCGCCGACGCGCTGGACTGGCAGGCCGGGCAGTTCTTCAAGGTGCGGGCCACCTACACCGAGCACGAGAAGTACGGCCCGCAGCTCGACATCGAGCGGATGCGTCCGGTCAACGAGGCCGACCGGGCCGACGGGTTCAGCGAACTGGACTTCGTGGAGCGGTCGCGGTTCGACTCCGAGGAGATGTTCGCCGACCTGACGGCGCTGGTGCGGACCGAGATCACAGACGCCCCGCTGCGGGCGCTGGTGCTCGCGCTGTTGGACGCCAACGCCGCGGGGCTGAAGGCGGTCCCGGCCTCGACGCGGCACTTCTACCCGTTCGCCGGCGGGTGGCTCGAGCACACGCTCGCGGTGGCCCGCTCGTGCGCGTGGCTCGCCGGCCAGTACGCCGCCCGGTTCCCCGAACTGAACCCGCCGCTGAACCGCGGGCTGGTGGTGGCGGCGGCGGCGCTCCACGACATCGGCCGGGTGCGCGGGGTGGACATGCCCCCCGGGCAACCGGGGCGCCCTAGCGTGCCGGGCGAACTGTTCGGTCACGTGTTCCTCGGCTACGAGATGATCCGCACGGCGGCCGCGGGCGTGCCCGACCTCGCCCCGGAACTGCTCGACCTGCTGCTGCACTGCGTGGTCGCGCACCCGCGGGCGCCGGAGTGGGGCACGTCGCGCCCGCCGTGCATCCCCGAGGTGCTGATCCTGCACCACGCCGACGAACTGGACGGGCGGTTCGAGATGTACGCCCGGTGCCTGACACGCGACACCGCCGACGGCCCGTTCACGAACCGCGACCCAGTGCTCGGCCGCCTGCTGCTGAAGGCCCGCAAGGTGTGA